The Chryseobacterium nakagawai genome has a segment encoding these proteins:
- a CDS encoding 4'-phosphopantetheinyl transferase family protein has translation MPLYRDFSDDNATILVWKYDESEELDINELLEPENAEKVKDYHPKKLLEVLMVRKLLKGLKPGSKILYNEREPFLSPKDAEISITHSFPFAAIAISNNKIGIDVEKFNPKILRVIDKFTYENERGFIPEDKADTFYTIIWSVKESMYKIHHSKYWSLKKNYEVKPFELKHLHKISCRVYDEKFSDEFKARVEFFDDYCFTIVEE, from the coding sequence ATGCCCCTTTACCGAGATTTTTCAGATGATAATGCCACGATTTTAGTTTGGAAGTACGATGAAAGTGAAGAACTTGATATCAACGAACTTCTGGAACCGGAAAATGCTGAAAAAGTAAAGGATTACCATCCTAAAAAACTCTTAGAAGTATTGATGGTCCGTAAGCTTCTGAAAGGATTAAAACCTGGCTCCAAAATTCTATACAATGAAAGAGAACCTTTTCTTTCTCCCAAGGATGCAGAAATCTCCATCACCCATTCTTTCCCGTTTGCAGCTATTGCTATTTCTAACAATAAAATAGGAATAGATGTTGAAAAATTCAATCCCAAAATTTTAAGAGTGATTGATAAATTCACCTATGAAAATGAAAGAGGGTTTATTCCTGAAGATAAAGCCGATACTTTTTACACTATTATCTGGAGCGTAAAGGAAAGTATGTATAAGATCCATCATTCTAAATATTGGTCATTGAAAAAAAATTATGAAGTAAAACCTTTTGAGTTGAAACACCTTCATAAAATCAGCTGCCGTGTATATGACGAAAAGTTTTCAGATGAATTTAAAGCCAGAGTGGAATTTTTTGATGACTATTGTTTTACGATTGTGGAGGAGTAA
- a CDS encoding HugZ family pyridoxamine 5'-phosphate oxidase: protein MNTTHTEKKAKPVAPKVKELIERSKSVILATVDAEGTPNSSYSPFVQVDNTFYILVSFMAKHTKNLSEGRKTSIMFIEDESATKQIYARERLTIEASTSQIERDSETWNSVVAKLKETHGKVVDVISGMGDFILIALHPTKGSYVNGFGSAYFVDANLEILEHRNDVNHQSK, encoded by the coding sequence ATGAATACTACCCATACAGAGAAAAAGGCAAAGCCTGTAGCTCCTAAAGTAAAGGAGCTCATTGAAAGATCGAAAAGTGTAATTCTTGCTACTGTTGACGCAGAAGGAACTCCTAATTCAAGTTATTCACCGTTTGTTCAGGTTGATAATACGTTTTATATTCTGGTTTCCTTTATGGCAAAACATACTAAAAATCTTTCTGAAGGAAGAAAAACCTCAATCATGTTTATCGAAGATGAATCTGCTACCAAACAGATATATGCAAGAGAGCGTTTAACAATAGAAGCTAGCACTTCCCAGATTGAAAGAGATTCAGAAACATGGAATAGTGTAGTGGCAAAATTAAAAGAAACTCATGGGAAAGTAGTGGATGTCATTTCTGGAATGGGTGATTTTATTCTAATTGCTTTACATCCAACAAAAGGTTCTTATGTGAACGGATTCGGAAGTGCTTACTTTGTGGATGCCAATCTGGAAATTCTAGAACACAGAAATGATGTGAATCATCAGTCTAAATAA
- the ahcY gene encoding adenosylhomocysteinase — protein MSTTTQYVPYKVKDISLAEWGRKEITLAEAEMPGLMAIREEYGPSQPLKGARIAGCLHMTIQTAVLIETLVALGAEVTWSSCNIFSTQDHAAAAIAAAGIPVYAWKGLNEEDFDWCIEQTLFFGEDRKPLNMILDDGGDLTNMVFDKYPEFTKDIKGLSEETTTGVHRLYERMKNGTLVMPAINVNDSVTKSKFDNKYGCKESAVDAVRRATDVMLAGKRVVVCGYGDVGKGTAASFRGAGSIVTVTEIDPICALQAAMDGYEVKRLDTVVDNADIVITTTGNFNIVRGEHFLKMKDKAIVCNIGHFDNEIDMAWLNENYGSTKSEVKPQVDIYTIEGKEVIILAEGRLVNLGCATGHPSFVMSNSFSNQTLAQIELWNNSAAYGNEVYMLPKHLDEKVAALHLKKLSVELETLSPEQAEYIGVDVKGPFKPEYYRY, from the coding sequence ATGAGTACAACAACACAATACGTTCCTTATAAAGTTAAGGATATCTCCCTTGCAGAATGGGGAAGAAAAGAAATCACCCTTGCAGAAGCAGAAATGCCAGGTTTGATGGCTATCCGTGAAGAGTACGGACCGTCTCAACCGCTTAAAGGAGCAAGAATCGCTGGATGTCTTCACATGACGATCCAAACGGCTGTGCTTATCGAGACATTGGTAGCTTTAGGAGCTGAAGTTACTTGGTCATCTTGTAATATTTTCTCTACACAGGACCACGCTGCTGCTGCTATTGCTGCTGCAGGAATTCCGGTTTATGCTTGGAAAGGTTTAAATGAAGAAGACTTTGACTGGTGTATTGAGCAGACCTTATTCTTTGGTGAAGACAGAAAGCCATTGAACATGATCCTTGATGATGGTGGAGATTTAACCAACATGGTTTTTGATAAATACCCAGAGTTTACAAAGGATATCAAAGGTCTTTCTGAAGAAACAACTACCGGAGTACACAGATTGTACGAAAGAATGAAGAACGGAACTTTGGTAATGCCGGCTATCAACGTAAACGACTCTGTAACTAAATCTAAATTCGACAACAAATACGGATGTAAAGAATCTGCAGTAGATGCTGTAAGAAGAGCTACTGACGTCATGCTAGCTGGAAAAAGAGTGGTAGTTTGCGGATACGGAGACGTAGGTAAAGGGACTGCTGCTTCTTTCAGAGGAGCTGGTTCTATCGTTACGGTTACTGAAATTGATCCAATCTGTGCGCTTCAGGCTGCAATGGATGGATATGAAGTAAAAAGATTAGATACTGTGGTAGATAACGCAGATATTGTCATCACTACAACAGGTAACTTCAACATCGTAAGAGGAGAACACTTCCTTAAGATGAAAGATAAGGCTATTGTTTGTAACATTGGTCATTTCGATAACGAAATCGATATGGCTTGGTTAAATGAAAACTACGGTTCTACTAAATCTGAAGTGAAGCCTCAGGTAGATATCTATACCATCGAAGGAAAAGAAGTAATCATCCTAGCAGAAGGAAGATTGGTAAACCTTGGATGTGCTACAGGTCACCCAAGTTTTGTAATGTCTAACTCTTTCTCAAACCAAACTTTGGCTCAGATCGAGTTATGGAACAATTCTGCAGCATACGGAAACGAAGTATACATGCTGCCTAAGCACTTAGACGAAAAAGTAGCTGCTTTACACCTTAAGAAATTAAGCGTAGAGCTTGAAACACTTTCTCCTGAGCAGGCTGAATATATCGGAGTAGATGTAAAAGGCCCATTCAAGCCTGAATACTACAGATACTAA
- the yiaA gene encoding inner membrane protein YiaA, protein MKKQRVSNAFVAASWVALGAGMIGYIVGLARAEMLLNEKGYYFTILLYGLFAVVSLQKAVRDKLENIQVTDIYYGICWFATLSSIVLLAIGLWNATILPSEKGFYAFAFLLALFGAIAVQKNTRDNMLQE, encoded by the coding sequence ATGAAAAAACAAAGAGTATCAAATGCATTTGTCGCAGCCTCTTGGGTCGCATTGGGAGCAGGAATGATCGGTTATATCGTAGGTCTTGCAAGAGCAGAAATGCTGCTGAATGAGAAAGGTTACTATTTTACGATCTTATTATATGGTTTATTTGCCGTTGTATCTTTACAGAAAGCGGTTCGTGATAAATTAGAAAACATTCAGGTAACAGATATTTATTATGGCATCTGTTGGTTTGCTACCTTGTCCTCCATCGTATTACTGGCGATCGGGCTTTGGAATGCCACCATACTTCCAAGTGAAAAAGGATTTTATGCCTTCGCTTTCCTTCTGGCACTATTTGGTGCTATTGCCGTTCAGAAGAACACCCGAGACAATATGCTTCAGGAATAA